The DNA window ATTcataattagtaatatatattattaaaatacatataattattaattacaatatttacatttattaaataaaatatatatacgtaaatattatttaaaatatatatacgtaattattatttatatataaacagACCTAGATCAATGTGTCTGTCTTTtgtaatcaattcggaatctggtggcagacatagatcagtgtgtctgtcttgtataatcaattcggaatctggtataataaatatatatatatatatatatatatatatatatatatatatatatatatatatatatatatatatataaatatttatatatatatataaatatttatatatgtatatatatacatatatacatatatatatatatatatatatatatatatatatatatatatatatatatatatatatatatatatatttatatataagtaaatatttatatatgcataaataaagatatatataaagatttatgtatatatatatatatatatatatatatatatatatatatttatatatatatctttatttatgcatatataaatatttatttatatatgcataaataaagatatatatatatatatatatatatatatatatatatatatatatatatatatatatatatatatatatatatatatatatatatatatatatatatatatatataaaataattattgcagaactagctgccagatagggttgcatgcatgctCTGCCTTGGGGAATCGttacaggaatcttatcaggaatccttTCAGACGCGTGATGAGGTAcaggacatagatcagcgtgtctaTGTGTTGAGATAATGCAAGGACGTAAGAAGCACAATTTATAAGACATCCAATATATGCTAAACATTACAACTCACACCAACAATTTTACCTAATCTGACTTGAGCTCCACCACACCCACACACTTTCCCCTCCAAAATGACTTCATCTACCCAGTACCTTGtgcatgcccatctaaacggtgagacttacactcatgagatagccggttttgtgatgagaaacacttaggttgtaccattgttgatgagcaaaagagcaacattttcatacttcattcagcgactatactctaagattgcaatgggtcctattgcaagcgttttttaccaatgtccctctttcaatgaagacaacaccgtcaagttttacgaGATGGAGATTGCCACTGACGAAGACTTGCAAGATATGTTTACCACTCACGAATACTATGGGTTGGATTCCATCGAGTTGTACGTTACTCTTcaggttgagacacaagaaactcatgttgttcagtcacaagttattgacccaccaatcaacgagcaagacgaggttgacgtcatagacgaggaagaagatgatctggaaactgaatttgacgacatggtgaacgaggaatccgacgacgagcaacaaacgttggtgcctccagctcatgcgtacgcacctccagcacatatgagtaacttgaacctgcaaggtgacgaaccatcatctgacatcttcttcacaccctacatccaaaatgacgaagaattaaatgagggagacaagtttccttctaaggaggcttgtctgagaagaataaaaaaatggcacatggcgaacaacgttgattttgaagtagaccgttcaaacctggaacggtatgtaatcacttgtaaaaatccagagtgcgggttcagactgttggcttcttataggaagagaagtaatgcatggaaaatagggtcgattacgcagaaacacacgtgtgtcaaccctaacaattcccaggatcatacaaaactcagtgccgatcttatatgtcaggagatcttgcctctcataagctttgatccgtctctgaaggttaaaaatataatatcacacatcgttacaaccttcaactacactccatcttacagaaaggcgtgggttgcaaaaacaaaggcaattgagacagtctacggcaactgggaggagtcatacaaaattcttccccgatacctcaatgcgctacatagttacgcagctggcactgttactattctagagacactgcccgcgcatgccccggatggaaaccctgtccaaggaaacggaatattccatcggcttttttgggcgttcaaaccttgcgtccgaggttttgcacactgtaaacccatacttcaaattgatgggacatggttatacggcaaatacaaaggaaccatgctcatggcggttgcacaagacgggaacagcaacatatttccagtggcatttgctatcgtcgaaggtgaaactgcggcggcttggagtttctttctaaggaacctccgagaacatgtagctccccagcctgacatatgtttaatctctgataggcatgcttccatagagagtgcttacaataatccagtgaacggatggcatgaccccccttcaaaacacATCTATTGTATTCGTCACATCGCCCAAAACTTCATgagggagatcaaggacagacatctaagaaaggccctagtcaatgctggttatgcattgacccaacccacattccagcattatcggagtgagattgtaatgacaaatccagaggcaggtacttgggtagataatctttccagggacaaatggacaagggcttacgacaatggcgtgcgatggggccatatgacaaccaatctcgtggaatccatgaatggcgttttcaaaggcattcgtaaccttccaatcacagcacttgtGGAGGCCACATATTTTAGGATGACTTCACTCTTCTCAACAAGAGGCAggagatggggtgatgttaggcaagctggtcaactattaagtgatagttgcatgaaatttatgcaacaacaatcggcaaaagcaaacactcaccaagtaacttctttcgactgattcaatcgcacgttcagtgtgcgcgagacaattgaccacaatgagggactgccaaggcaacaatatagggttcttcttgacgaagattggtgcgactgtggaaggtttcaagcttttcgtatgccttgctcacacgtcatagctgcatgtgtgtttgcccaccgcgacgctatatcactactgtctccgatttacaagactcagacattgctcagagtttacagtgttgcgtttcctgtggtggccaaggaggattactggcctgagtatgatggagaggtagtttggcacaacgacgcaatgcggcgaaagaaaaaagggcgtcccaatagtacacggattagaaccgaaatggacgtccgcgacaaaatggaacgaaaatgcagcatttgccgtcaggtggggcacaatataaaaagatgccctaatcgtggctcgacatcgtcgcaagtttagtataatctgtattttttttaatgcaatgtatcagtttcgcttaccacctcttgtaaccgtacacctcttgtaaccgttcatcggtctttcatcaataaattgagctttagtaaaaaaccgatatcgataacgcatacattacattatttagggttaataagatttttacgaactcgatttattagacgtttttacgaaaataatAGACCGAAATCGAAAACGGTACGCGAAAATACCCGAAAcgggttaattttgaaaaaaaaaatggccCACGCATAGGAGCCAATTGGTTTGGCGCCTATGTGTTAATACATGGCCAtatgcgccatttcaaatggcttgCAAATTCCAGCCCTAATTTTTCTtcttatgcgccaaatggtttggcttgtgtgacatgcatgcgccatttcatttggcgcattctcTTCCAGtatgtcccaaacctagacagtttggtaaataccccgaaatgttggttttttctgtattttattttgtaaacctggttattttattttttttcttataattatccttttaaattttaatttctacATAAGtttgattaaaatttatttttcttatatattttattagaCTCTTAATTTctctaataatattaaaaaataccaaaaacatattagtttaattatttatttattttttagaatttagcatgtttatttctatattttatcCGTACTAACATTTTGTTTGGATTGCGAGGTACCATCTGGAGCCTTAGAACTATCTTGTGGACATTCACCATTTAGAATTCgttaatttttgtatatactttacTTTCCTGCATACTATTATGATGTAACTGCAAAAGCcctgtaatagttaattaggattttaCATTCCGCACCTTTTTATTTTTTGCACCCccatttttggttatgtaatccccatccccgaagccatgtaatagcgtaggacctttacattccgcacctttacttttctgtacatatttaactgctagtaattagggtgtgtatggcaagataacttaatcaaacgctagctaacctaattcaagattaaatattcgaatctaacacacttgcactcacgcACCCTTAGGGtatgcccctcttggttgccttcgaatataaggtcgtgtccctcgaatatagaggtatctAAAGCAAACGTCCCTCgataaaaaatcatcaaagatcatggtccctcaaTGACCCTCGAATTGTTGTCTATGAATGCATGATCTAGTCCCttgaatggttgcctacgaaacgatgattgtcccttcgaatttgctaaaaggtctacttgttgccttcaacgacctccgatgacccttcgattgtcccgaacacgtccaatagataagactacctacccacaaatggtatggttagtcttATCCCTTAAATGAAAGTCGAAAGTATAGGAAAGACCAAACATAGGGTGAGTAGCCTTCAGTTTGCTTGCTCAACataaaaatgcttttcacaccacgttttctaacgttgtctttttagatattttcaaaacaaaactgtttttctaaacacacacgacaccttttcaaacttttcaaacaaaacaaaacgagctaagcaaactaagagcccgtagataactacggatgaaaagggtgctaacaccttcccttttcataacttaccccccgaactctttttctcaaaaggtctttcatgtacttttatacctttcctaaattggataaagtaaaagtcggtggcgactcttgcacaccgcaacattgtttgcaaatttaaaagtcagttctcccaccgagttacaagTATCACTCTTTataaactctttcaatgctctatctccaatcaATGTggaactttaggatcttcctaatacaccccctcacgcccagcatTCTTTTCGGGCTTGAGGATtttcctaatacaccccctcacgcccagcattctttttgggcttggtgcgtggatattaacggtgggcggcccatggtccgatcgataggctctgataccgtattagagtttgacctaactcatccttacaaaaccggttgatAGTTTTATTATCGACATTCCCTAATAATTCCCTAATAATGATATACTGAAATTCTCATATCCTTCTTATAGACTCGTCACAAACTTTGAAATAAGTTTTTTAATAGGCAAAATACTTTTTTCCGTTATGTTAACcccggggttcattttggtcccttaacttcaaaaagtatcatattggtcccttaactcttcaaaatgtatcattttagtcctttttgtcatattagtgactgatttagcgaccaatttttgagtttttccgtcgctaatgtgacaaaaggactaaaatgacaccttttgaagagttaagggaccaatatgacactctttgaagttaagggaccaaaatgaaccccgaaattttactttttttatacGATGTTTTAGAAGAACATAAGGAAATGTTTACCTTGTAGAGAAATGAAAGGTGACATAACCAATGCACGTAAACACTTTAGCTGCAAGAGACCTTGGCAAGATTAACTTCCTCATTTAAAGCCATCACCCCGTCCACCAACTGCCTTCCCTTAATAAAAGTAAATTGCTCCAGAGCAATTAACTTTTCTATCACCTTTGCCAATCTACCAGCTAAACCTTTAGCTACCAACTTATATGAGAATCCCATGACAGAAATAGGTCTAAGCCCTGCCAACTCCTTAGGGAACTCCAACTTTGGAATTAGGGCAACAAAGAATGAACAAAGACTCCTAGGGAGAATCTCATTATCAAAAAATGATTAAACATCAAATACACCTCATCATGGATAAGAGCCCAGAACCTCTTATAAAACTCGAAATTAAACTCATTTGGCCCACGACTCTTATTCTTGTCCAGCCCAACTACTGCCAAATCAACCTCAAAAGGAACAAACTTGGGAGAAAGAGAACTTGCTTCCTCTTTTAAAAGACATGAGAAAGGGACCACATCAATATAGGGCATGAACGCAACTCTCCcccaaaattgtttgaaaagaactTGGTAACCACCCCTCGGATCTCATACATTTTCTCTAACAAATAATCCCCACCTTAAGAGCCAAACAAACTACTCCTATGGCTCCTCTACTTGACACACGCGTGAAATAAGGTTATGTTAGCATCCCCTTGTTGAGCCAGGCTAACCCCGAGCACTAAAAGTGTAGAGAATCGCAAAATTTTATAAACACTCCCAACTCTTGAGATGCTTGAGTCCTATATGCTAATTCTTCTAAAGTCAAATCTTCTAACTCAACTCTAGTCTACTAAAACtcaattttatcaacataccTCTGAAtcttaaaatccaaagagacataCTCGTCTATATTCCACACCTTAAGTCGAGCTTTGAGAGCTTTAAGCTTAACCCGAAGGATGCAAGACATCCATCCTTCACCTGAAGAACCAACTTAGAAGTCCCTAACTACATTCACAAAGCTAGTATTTCCCAATCAAAATAGGTAAAATATCTAAATAGTTGAATATACCGCTTTTAaattagaatttaattgaaatacactgaGGTTCTGTTTGACATGTTATTTTTGAGTTTATAGTTTATAAGCTCatataacaatattttttttagtaatagtcttttcatcacgagcttatatcttattttattaatttatagtttatttttcagacgttatttcaaatagcattttagcttataacttataacttatcatttttttcttctatttttatccttattattttaactaaaatgcACTTTTAacctctataatttattttaatttaaaataaaataattatgcatTAAATGTCTTTAATGCCATTTTAATTAATTGGGTAGTTGAAcagttaattttaccaaacacttcaattaacttatcaactataagttatcagtcatcagctataaCCTATAAACTATCATTCatagccatcagtcataagctataagctatcagaatatcagctagcttatcactCAACTGTTATTTTATCAAATAGTGTCTGAcaatgtaaaaaagttttacactgtcggAGAATCCGAAccgttaaaattttataaatatttgaatcattttaattacataaaaaatactatttatgaataattataagggttaaataagtttttgatccCTCTAAATATAGTGGTTTTCAACTTTACTCCCTCTaaacattttcttcaaagaatggtcctcctaaaaattttaattttaacttttggtccctcttGCAATTTAGCGACGGTTTTTACAAATTAGCGACGATTTTAGCGACGGTTTTTTATTTAGCGACGGAATTAAATATcgttttagctacgattttgccaCGAGGGACCAAAACTTAAAATTAAACTTTTTAAGAGGACAATTCTTTCAggaaaatatttagagggactaaagttaAAAACCGCTATATTTAAagggaccaaaaatatatttaaccctaattataatataaaatattattagtaCATAACAATTAAtctctttaaattaatatttttacatTAAATTCTCGATTTTACTCTaccttaaaaagtaaaatttcAGACAACTATCCTTAATtgtaaatataaacacaatactATAAAATAATTTCCATTatctaattataatttttatattcttttctAAGGGTAAAAGctctcaaaaatattaaaatcaataaaaatatttaaaaatttgaatACACAACTTTCTAATTAATTCTTGATTttactttaatttaaaaattaaaacttcacataatattgcttaattgtATACTATtaagataattttataaaatttaatatcttaTCGTATAAATTTTTGTATACAATTCGGTCCACCAGAATCATTTGGAGATGTTATATTGTAGATGGTTATAAATTATTAagataattttgaaaattgtttttatgatttaattatttttttaagagaaaaagggatatggtgtaaaatatttttatactgtcaATTTATCAGAGTcatgtattcaattaaaacataattttaattttaaaaaattaaaatgataagacaagtgtaagaattttgattggttgtatgtgtaaagtttgtttatACTGTCGGTGCATTACCTTTAAACTCTTTTTTTAATTCTTTCTATGAAAACCACAAACAACCTCATATGGATAAAATCTCCCAGAAATAATAGATAAAACATTTAAAAGTTAAatacataattttaaataattattttatttagttttcgaTTTCATGAAAAATTCTTAGGTGGATAcgaatataaaaaattgttttacgcacaatcaatcacaaaattttaaagaattaaaaaataaatatatagtttttttttctctctcctttaTAATCTCAAccaactaaattaaaattaaaattaattaaaaaattactgCTCTTCTAATTGTTCCTAAAAATATGAATTTAAGGTGTTTCCAATTTTCCATGCAAAAATTTCTCCGATTTTACTCTAATAACAAATTTTCACACAACTATTGCTTAGTTGTAACTACCAAGATAATCTAACAAAATCGTTTCCATTATCCAATTATAGTTTTAGTTGTTTTCCGTAAAAACCTCAAATTACTTATGATATATATGCAATGGAAAAAATAACTTTAACATATGGATAAAAtattaatcattaaaaataaagtAATATCAATTACTATTGAATCGCCGAATCAATTtttcattattgtttaaaatataaaaataaaagcatttaataaaaaaatatttatatgtttatatatatttttacttaTAGCATTGACTCACAAAGCCGTCAAAGAAGAAAAAACAATAGAGTgtatattttaaaaactaaatatagaaattttaaaaaaaaaacaaataaaaaaacaaataaaaaagaaaagctaCGTGGGGCCATAAGATTGGTGACCGTAAATACATGCACATGAGTAACATCATAGTCAAACCTAAACAATAGTAACAAACACTTATCCAAACTTTATAAATACACCTTCATTCCTCTAACTTTCTTcactcatatttctctctcttttctcACTTCACCCTTGCATGTGAATAGTGATTTCATAAACACATAACTAAGATCAATTTAGGTTTTATAAGCTATGGCCGGAGGAGGTTTCGCCACCAGTGCAGGCGGCGGACAGTTTGAAGCGAAGATAACTCCCATCGTTATTATTTCATGTATCATGGCTGCCACCGGTGGTCTCATGTTCGGTTACGACGTTGGTGTTTCAGGTTTTTTCTCAATCCTTAATCattgtcaagttttttaaaaacagtttttaaaaacaTTATGCTATAAACTGCTGTGACAAAAAGATTTTGATAGTTGCTAATACGTTATTAAAGAATAAATTGCGCTTAATTCATAATGCGATTGAAATAACGAAAACTTTTAGGATCACTGTTTTTTTCTGGTTGTTGATTTGATTTTCGTTAATTCACCTTCTTTCCATTATTGATGGAGTATTTTTTTTGGAAACTTGGAAAAAAACAGTTCACACGGAAATCCAAACACTACATGTGAAACAGAATTTTGTCAACTACTTTTTTATCCATAAGAGAAAAAACACCGTTTAAGGGTATTTTCGAGATTTCATCTGTTTGTTACATGAAGTTCAAACGAAATTCTCGCTCACCAAACCAAACTcaccaataaaaatattttttttaattaatttttttattatactttAGTTTTATTTAGTGCTACTTTTTTTAGAAAATCAATAAAACCAATTTTTTCAATCATAATTAATGACGTCATTTatgttttgatttaaaaataaaattaataatattaataatttttttaatttttttgtgatgATAGGTGGTGTGACATCTATGCCACCATTTTTGAAGAAATTCTTCCCAGCTGTATACAAAAAGACAGTGTTAGAGAAAGACATAAACAGTAACTACTGCAAATACGACAACCAAGGACTTCAACTTTTTACATCGTCCTTGTACTTGGCCGGTTTAACTTCCACTTTCTTTGCTTCCTATACAACTAGGACTTTGGGAAGAAGACTCACCATGTTGATTGCTGGTATTTTCTTCATTTGTGGAGTTGCCTTCAATGCTGCTGCTCAAAATCTTGCCATGCTTATTGTTGGAAGAATCTTACTTGGTTGTGGCGTTGGTTTTGCTAATCAGGTTTCACTTTCACCCTTaatcttaattaattagttaatatcAATAATCACAtagattaattagaaaatatttgccgacatatcatatgaaatttaaatATTACATATTGTATGATAAATAAGTCATAATGTTTGGCACTTCCAAAGTCTTTGTCATCTATTTTCCAAATATCTATGATCCTATGATAGAGacacttttgtttttttttatctagatttttataaatatttttagattCTCTTTCTGACCATGAAAGAGATATTCTGAACCAGAActcagtttttttttgttttgaatattttgaGATCTGTTTTcttatttgaaattttatttgaCTAGTCTTAAAGTTTTTTTACTTTTAGAATTTAGGAGTTCTGTATTTTTGTACTATCACTGGTGTTGTGTGTACCTTAATTTTGATTCCTTTCAAACACGACAAATAATACAGCAAAGaagtaattttataattaataagtgTATCAATGATTTTATTTTGTGATTTCATGTTtcactaattatttattttaattaatttgattacaGGCTGTGCCAGTGTTTCTTTCAGAAATTGCTCCTTCAAGAATTCGTGGTGCTTtgaatattcttttccaacttaaTGTCACTATTGGCATTTTGTTTGCTAATCTTGTTAACTATGGCACCAACAAGTAAGTAGTACTATATTATATGTGCTGTTTCATTTTGATGATTTATGAGTAAATAATCACAAGTCATTGTCACATTTGATCAAATTTGTCTATTTCTATGACTTTTATCAccacaaattataaaaaaaaaagtcttgcacatgtttcttaatttctttgaaattaatatattctaagataAAAACATGACAAGTGTATTAATCCATTTTTTGAGTCAACTTTGGTGGATTTCACTCCTTACAAAGATGTTTTTATATCATTTGCGTTTGACAATTATTCGTTATTATGACAATACAGAATCGAAGGTGGTTGGGGATGGAGACTATCTCTCGGTTTGGCCGGTATCCCGGCTCTTCTCCTAACGGTTGGTGCCCTCTTGGTTGTGGACACTCCCAACAGTCTCATTGAGCGCGGTCGCTTGGATGAAGGAAAAGCTGTACTCAAAAAGATCCGTGGCACTGATAATGTTGAGCCTGAGTACTTAGAACTTGTCGAGGCAAGTCGCGTTGCTAAAGAGGTTAAGCACCCTTTTAGGAACCTTCTCAAGCGCAGGAACCGTCCT is part of the Vicia villosa cultivar HV-30 ecotype Madison, WI linkage group LG2, Vvil1.0, whole genome shotgun sequence genome and encodes:
- the LOC131652612 gene encoding sugar transport protein 13; its protein translation is MAGGGFATSAGGGQFEAKITPIVIISCIMAATGGLMFGYDVGVSGGVTSMPPFLKKFFPAVYKKTVLEKDINSNYCKYDNQGLQLFTSSLYLAGLTSTFFASYTTRTLGRRLTMLIAGIFFICGVAFNAAAQNLAMLIVGRILLGCGVGFANQAVPVFLSEIAPSRIRGALNILFQLNVTIGILFANLVNYGTNKIEGGWGWRLSLGLAGIPALLLTVGALLVVDTPNSLIERGRLDEGKAVLKKIRGTDNVEPEYLELVEASRVAKEVKHPFRNLLKRRNRPQLVISIALQIFQQFTGINAIMFYAPVLFNTLGFKNDASLYSAVITGAVNVLSTIVSIYTVDKLGRRMLLLEAGVQMFFSQLIIAILLGIKVTDHSSDLSKGYAIFVVIMVCTFVSAFAWSWGPLGWLIPSETFPLETRSAGQSVTVCVNLLFTFVIAQAFLSMLCHFKFGIFLFFSSWVLVMSAFVFFLVPETKNIPIEEMTERVWKQHWFWKKFIEDDYDNVDYAKNKSNGYDSQL